One part of the Nocardioides zeae genome encodes these proteins:
- a CDS encoding PaaI family thioesterase: MDTSLQQTYFPDLPCFGCGPANALGLQLQSFVDGDRVTASFTPRPEHDNGLGFLNGGIIATVLDCHSAAAVTHAAHERGWPADPGVPLPYVTAGLDVRYRRPTPLRATLTLVAEVREASRDEITAHVRIEHDGKVRAEADALWKRWRAR, encoded by the coding sequence GTGGACACCAGCCTCCAGCAGACCTACTTCCCCGACCTGCCGTGCTTCGGCTGCGGACCGGCGAACGCGCTGGGCCTGCAGCTGCAGAGCTTCGTCGACGGCGACCGCGTGACGGCGTCCTTCACGCCGCGGCCCGAGCACGACAACGGGCTGGGCTTCCTCAACGGCGGGATCATCGCCACCGTGCTCGACTGCCACTCCGCCGCCGCCGTCACCCACGCCGCGCACGAGCGCGGATGGCCGGCCGACCCGGGTGTCCCGCTGCCCTACGTGACCGCGGGCCTCGACGTGCGCTACCGCCGGCCGACCCCGCTCCGGGCCACGCTCACGCTGGTCGCCGAGGTGCGCGAGGCGAGCCGGGACGAGATCACGGCCCACGTCCGGATCGAGCACGACGGCAAGGTCCGCGCCGAGGCCGACGCGCTCTGGAAGCGGTGGCGGGCGCGCTGA
- a CDS encoding FUSC family protein: MERFGAHLRDVLRFHPASGTRVVALRATLTVLVPLLALWAVDHLAWGLFAVFGGFAAVYGGGTPFTGRWRIQVHAGALLVGATLLGTAIGISPHRAWLVVPAAAAAGAVLTAVSDRRRWVPPGPLFGVFAVGACAAHPSRPGDLLAALGVAAGTAALAVALGLVDERRARVPREPHHGRVPFPHDLERHRLHVARVAVAVLLAGGAATASGIGHPYLAMVAAVAPLSAPVLRAQVTRGTQRAVGTVLGVGLAFVLLSLHLPPLAAVLLAAALQGLTELLVVRNYAAALVFITPLALLMGQLAAPLPVGGLVLDRLLETLLGTLLGMLVAAATRERGALPAPGHGTGHPPGHGTGAAGTDEVAG, from the coding sequence GTGGAACGGTTCGGTGCGCACCTGAGGGACGTGCTGAGGTTCCACCCGGCGAGCGGCACGCGGGTGGTGGCGCTGCGGGCCACGCTGACCGTGCTCGTCCCGCTCCTCGCCCTCTGGGCGGTCGACCACCTGGCGTGGGGGCTCTTCGCGGTCTTCGGCGGCTTCGCCGCGGTGTACGGCGGCGGCACGCCCTTCACCGGCCGCTGGCGCATCCAGGTGCACGCGGGCGCCCTGCTCGTCGGCGCCACCCTCCTCGGCACCGCGATCGGCATCAGCCCCCACCGCGCCTGGCTGGTCGTGCCGGCCGCGGCGGCCGCCGGCGCGGTGCTCACGGCCGTCTCCGACCGCCGGCGGTGGGTCCCGCCCGGCCCCCTGTTCGGGGTGTTCGCCGTCGGCGCCTGCGCGGCCCACCCGAGCCGCCCCGGCGACCTGCTGGCCGCGCTCGGCGTCGCCGCGGGCACGGCGGCCCTGGCGGTCGCGCTCGGACTGGTCGACGAGCGCCGCGCCCGGGTGCCCCGGGAACCGCACCACGGGCGCGTCCCCTTCCCCCACGACCTCGAGCGTCACCGCCTGCACGTGGCGCGCGTGGCGGTCGCGGTCCTCCTGGCGGGCGGGGCCGCCACGGCATCGGGGATCGGCCACCCCTACTTGGCGATGGTCGCGGCCGTCGCGCCCCTCAGCGCCCCGGTGCTGCGGGCCCAGGTCACGCGCGGCACCCAGCGGGCGGTCGGCACGGTGCTCGGCGTGGGGCTGGCCTTCGTGCTGCTCTCGCTGCACCTCCCGCCGCTGGCCGCGGTGCTGCTGGCCGCCGCCCTCCAGGGGCTGACGGAGCTCCTGGTCGTCCGCAACTACGCGGCCGCGCTCGTGTTCATCACCCCGCTGGCCCTGCTCATGGGGCAGCTCGCCGCTCCCCTGCCGGTGGGCGGCCTCGTCCTCGACCGTCTGCTCGAGACCCTGCTCGGCACGCTGCTCGGCATGCTCGTCGCAGCGGCCACGCGCGAGCGAGGCGCGCTCCCCGCACCCGGGCACGGGACCGGGCACCCACCCGGGCACGGGACCGGTGCGGCAGGCACGGACGAGGTGGCAGGGTAG
- a CDS encoding AMP-binding protein, whose translation MSDLLTGLTSGVHATARVHVATTTWTYDELLGAAAAAGPLLAPYRRVAVHATPSATTVLAVVGAVLAGVEVVPVPPDAGRSELAHLLTDSAAEAWAGPVPDDRVSGLPVVDLDLGAHACHEPRDVAEDATAMVVYTSGTTGLPKGVVLSRRAVAAGLDALAGAWDWDASDTLAHGLPLFHVHGLVLGVLGALRLGCGLLHVGKPTPAAYADAVRSGATVLFGVPTLWSRIAASPDDAAALRPARLLVSGSAPLPAPVFDRLRELSGHGVVERYGMSETLVTLATRADAEPRAGWVGVPVAGVATRLRDEDGHPVPHDGESVGQLEVRGPSLLEGYLGRPDADAEAWTADGWFRTGDVAVVDPDGWHRIVGRASVDLIKSGGYRIGAGEVETVLLGHAAVAEVAVVGVPDPDLGQRVVAHVVLRDGYAAGDALAAELVAHVGTELNGHKRPREVRFVAGLPRTALGKVQKAALSAG comes from the coding sequence GTGAGCGATCTCCTGACCGGGCTGACGAGCGGCGTGCACGCCACCGCGCGGGTGCACGTCGCCACCACGACGTGGACGTACGACGAGCTGCTCGGCGCCGCGGCGGCCGCGGGGCCCCTGCTCGCGCCGTACCGCCGCGTCGCCGTCCACGCCACGCCCTCCGCGACGACCGTGCTCGCCGTCGTCGGCGCCGTGCTCGCCGGGGTCGAGGTGGTGCCGGTGCCGCCCGATGCCGGACGGAGCGAGCTCGCCCACCTCCTCACCGACTCCGCGGCCGAGGCGTGGGCCGGTCCGGTGCCGGACGACCGCGTCTCCGGCCTCCCGGTGGTCGACCTCGACCTCGGCGCACACGCATGTCACGAGCCGCGGGACGTGGCCGAGGACGCCACCGCGATGGTCGTCTACACGTCGGGCACCACCGGCCTGCCGAAGGGCGTCGTGCTGTCGCGGCGGGCCGTGGCCGCCGGGCTCGACGCGCTCGCCGGAGCCTGGGACTGGGACGCGAGCGACACGCTCGCGCACGGCCTGCCGCTCTTCCACGTCCACGGGCTCGTGCTCGGGGTGCTCGGCGCCCTCCGCCTCGGCTGCGGGCTGCTGCACGTCGGCAAGCCGACGCCCGCGGCGTACGCCGACGCCGTCCGCTCGGGGGCGACCGTGCTCTTCGGCGTGCCGACCCTGTGGTCGCGGATCGCCGCCTCGCCCGACGACGCCGCCGCGCTGCGGCCCGCCCGCCTGCTCGTCTCGGGCAGCGCACCCCTCCCCGCGCCCGTCTTCGACCGCCTGCGGGAGCTGAGCGGGCACGGGGTGGTGGAGCGGTACGGCATGTCCGAGACGCTCGTGACCCTGGCGACGCGCGCCGACGCGGAGCCGCGGGCCGGCTGGGTCGGCGTGCCCGTCGCGGGCGTCGCGACACGGCTGCGGGACGAGGACGGGCACCCGGTGCCGCACGACGGCGAGTCCGTCGGCCAGCTGGAGGTGCGCGGCCCGTCGCTGCTGGAGGGCTACCTCGGACGACCCGACGCCGACGCGGAGGCCTGGACGGCGGACGGCTGGTTCCGCACGGGCGACGTCGCCGTCGTCGACCCGGACGGGTGGCACCGCATCGTCGGGCGTGCCTCCGTCGACCTCATCAAGTCCGGCGGCTACCGGATCGGCGCCGGCGAGGTCGAGACCGTGCTGCTCGGGCACGCCGCCGTCGCCGAGGTCGCCGTCGTGGGCGTCCCCGACCCCGACCTGGGGCAGCGGGTCGTGGCCCACGTCGTGCTCCGGGACGGGTACGCCGCGGGCGACGCCCTCGCCGCGGAGCTCGTCGCCCACGTCGGCACGGAGCTCAACGGGCACAAGCGGCCGCGGGAGGTGCGGTTCGTGGCGGGGCTCCCCCGCACCGCGCTGGGCAAGGTGCAGAAGGCGGCGCTCAGCGCCGGGTGA
- the trhA gene encoding PAQR family membrane homeostasis protein TrhA, with amino-acid sequence MNAPTQRLSESIADLRDSAGHRIDAASKHVRDALDEVKPKLRGWLHLGTAPLTLAAGIVLIVLSPDATTRIGSTVFTASALLLFTVSAVYHRGTWSHGVWTFLRRFDHSNIFLLIAGSYTPFTLLLLDGWKREALLAVVWTGAVSGVLMKVFWAGAPRWLSAPIYIALGWAAVFFIPDFASGAVDQYGTGIGVAVFVLICAGGGLYTIGGVVYALKRPNPSPRWFGFHEVFHTFTILAFATHYVGVSLATYALR; translated from the coding sequence ATGAACGCCCCCACCCAGCGCCTCTCCGAGAGCATCGCTGACCTGCGCGACTCGGCGGGCCACCGCATCGACGCCGCCAGCAAGCACGTGCGGGACGCGCTGGACGAGGTGAAGCCGAAGCTGCGGGGCTGGCTCCACCTCGGCACCGCGCCGCTGACGCTGGCCGCCGGCATCGTGCTCATCGTCCTCTCACCGGACGCGACGACCCGGATCGGCTCGACGGTGTTCACCGCGTCGGCGCTCCTCCTGTTCACGGTCTCCGCCGTCTACCACCGCGGCACGTGGTCCCACGGCGTGTGGACCTTCCTGCGGCGCTTCGACCACTCCAACATCTTCCTGCTCATCGCCGGCTCCTACACCCCGTTCACGCTGCTCCTGCTCGACGGGTGGAAGCGGGAGGCCCTGCTGGCGGTCGTGTGGACGGGTGCGGTCTCCGGCGTGCTGATGAAGGTCTTCTGGGCGGGTGCGCCCCGGTGGCTCAGCGCGCCGATCTACATCGCGCTCGGCTGGGCCGCCGTGTTCTTCATCCCCGACTTCGCCTCCGGGGCCGTCGACCAGTACGGCACGGGCATCGGCGTCGCGGTCTTCGTGCTCATCTGCGCGGGCGGCGGGCTCTACACGATCGGCGGGGTCGTGTACGCCCTGAAGCGCCCCAACCCGTCCCCGCGGTGGTTCGGGTTCCACGAGGTGTTCCACACGTTCACCATCCTCGCGTTCGCCACGCACTACGTCGGGGTCTCGCTCGCGACGTACGCGCTCCGCTGA
- a CDS encoding LysR family transcriptional regulator: MDLVAACRVLVQVGEQGSVTRGAAVLGVPQSVASRRLAALERTLGADLLDRRARRARLTPTAQDLLPLARRLVRTADELGVAAERAGSRPRSLLVGAGPLVTPRALADVVAAGRDAELRLEVDVQDASARRTAVDERVADAAVVPVPPDRATWRVPLGVAEDAVGPGARVHLAALRVVRGAEGVRRVHLLPEDDVPHVRDPLLRLRDALGLRPGQVAVATSDAAATAAVLAGDLVVCSAAEARALDLRWRPLGELADGTWARGHTLVTGDRGEQAALGAALAVPLRRLLGVPA; encoded by the coding sequence GTGGACCTCGTCGCGGCGTGCCGGGTGCTGGTGCAGGTGGGCGAGCAGGGCAGCGTCACCCGGGGCGCGGCCGTGCTCGGCGTGCCGCAGTCGGTCGCGAGCCGACGCCTCGCGGCCCTCGAGCGCACCCTCGGCGCGGACCTCCTCGACCGGCGTGCCCGTCGGGCCCGGCTCACCCCCACCGCGCAGGACCTGCTGCCGCTGGCCCGGCGGCTCGTCCGCACGGCCGACGAGCTCGGGGTCGCCGCGGAGCGGGCCGGCAGCCGGCCGCGGTCGCTGCTCGTCGGTGCGGGTCCCCTCGTGACGCCCCGGGCCCTCGCCGACGTGGTCGCGGCCGGGCGCGACGCCGAGCTGCGCCTCGAGGTCGACGTGCAGGACGCGAGCGCGCGCCGTACCGCCGTCGACGAGCGCGTCGCCGACGCCGCCGTGGTGCCGGTGCCGCCCGACCGGGCGACGTGGCGCGTGCCCCTCGGGGTCGCGGAGGACGCCGTCGGCCCCGGCGCCCGGGTGCACCTCGCCGCGCTGCGGGTCGTGCGGGGCGCCGAGGGCGTACGCCGCGTCCACCTCCTCCCCGAGGACGACGTGCCCCACGTGCGCGACCCGCTGCTGCGCCTGCGTGACGCCCTCGGCCTGCGGCCCGGGCAGGTCGCCGTCGCGACCTCCGACGCCGCGGCGACCGCCGCCGTGCTCGCGGGCGACCTCGTGGTCTGCTCCGCCGCCGAGGCGCGGGCGCTCGACCTCCGCTGGCGCCCACTCGGCGAGCTGGCCGACGGCACGTGGGCGCGGGGCCACACCCTCGTGACCGGCGATAGGGGCGAGCAGGCGGCGCTGGGCGCAGCGCTCGCCGTGCCGCTCCGTCGCCTGCTGGGGGTGCCCGCGTGA
- a CDS encoding PhoH family protein produces MASNPTRTTSVRTYVLDTSVLLADPGALRRFDEHEVVLPVVVITELEGKRHHPELGYFARTALRTLDELRVANGRLDEPVPVGSLGGTVRVELNHTDPQSLPSGFRLGDNDTRILAVARNLANEGHAVTLVSKDLPMRIKASAVGLAAEEYRGEAISDSDTGYTGMAELDVTAELLDDLYDAGVVDVPTVDGVRPDLVCHQGLVLLSDRGTALGRVGADKRIHLVRGDREAFGIHGRSAEQRIALEMLLDPEVGIASLGGRAGTGKSALALCAGLETVLERQQHKKVVVFRPLFAVGGQELGYLPGSESEKMSPWAQAVFDTLGAVTSRDVIEEVLARGMLEVLPLTHIRGRSLHDAFVIVDEAQSLERNVLLTVLSRIGANSKVVLTHDVAQRDNLRVGRHDGVVAVVDKLKGHPLFAHVTLTRSERSPIAALVTEMLENVVL; encoded by the coding sequence GTGGCCTCGAACCCGACGCGCACCACGTCCGTCCGCACCTACGTTCTCGACACCAGCGTCCTGCTGGCGGATCCCGGCGCGTTGCGCCGCTTCGACGAGCACGAGGTCGTCCTCCCGGTGGTGGTCATCACCGAGCTGGAGGGCAAGCGTCACCACCCCGAGCTGGGGTACTTCGCGCGCACCGCGCTCCGCACCCTCGACGAGCTGCGCGTCGCCAACGGCCGGCTCGACGAGCCGGTACCGGTCGGTTCTCTCGGGGGCACCGTCCGGGTGGAGCTGAACCACACCGACCCGCAGTCGCTGCCGTCGGGCTTCCGCCTCGGTGACAACGACACGCGGATCCTGGCGGTGGCCCGCAACCTCGCCAACGAGGGCCACGCGGTCACGCTCGTGTCGAAGGACCTGCCGATGCGGATCAAGGCCTCCGCGGTCGGGCTCGCCGCGGAGGAGTACCGCGGCGAGGCCATCTCCGACTCCGACACCGGCTACACCGGCATGGCCGAGCTCGACGTCACCGCCGAGCTGCTCGACGACCTCTACGACGCGGGCGTGGTCGACGTCCCGACCGTCGACGGGGTGCGCCCCGACCTCGTGTGCCACCAGGGCCTCGTGCTCCTCTCCGACCGCGGTACGGCGCTGGGTCGCGTCGGCGCGGACAAGCGGATCCACCTCGTGCGCGGTGACCGGGAGGCGTTCGGCATCCACGGTCGCTCGGCCGAGCAGCGGATCGCGCTCGAGATGCTGCTCGACCCGGAGGTCGGCATCGCCTCCCTCGGGGGACGCGCCGGCACCGGCAAGTCGGCGCTCGCACTGTGCGCCGGGCTGGAGACGGTGCTGGAGCGGCAGCAGCACAAGAAGGTCGTGGTCTTCCGCCCCCTCTTCGCCGTGGGCGGCCAGGAGCTCGGCTACCTGCCGGGCAGCGAGAGCGAGAAGATGTCGCCGTGGGCCCAGGCGGTCTTCGACACGCTCGGCGCGGTGACGTCGCGCGACGTGATCGAGGAGGTGCTGGCCCGCGGGATGCTCGAGGTGCTCCCGCTGACGCACATCCGCGGCCGCTCCCTCCACGACGCCTTCGTGATCGTCGACGAGGCGCAGTCGCTCGAGCGCAACGTGCTCCTGACGGTGCTCTCCCGCATCGGCGCGAACTCCAAGGTGGTGCTGACGCACGACGTCGCGCAGCGCGACAACCTCCGGGTGGGTCGGCACGACGGCGTCGTGGCGGTGGTCGACAAGCTGAAGGGCCACCCGCTCTTCGCGCACGTGACGCTCACCCGCTCCGAGCGCTCGCCCATCGCCGCGCTCGTCACGGAGATGCTGGAGAACGTGGTGCTCTGA
- a CDS encoding DUF1490 family protein gives MIALLGKVGSTLVTGLVGAAAWDGVKKAADSGAVREGAVGAVALGLKGKRRLEAGAERVRLTTGDIVAEARERVGEQAPPPGSDLGHGHDHDH, from the coding sequence ATGATCGCGCTGCTGGGCAAGGTGGGCTCGACCCTCGTCACCGGACTGGTCGGTGCGGCCGCCTGGGACGGGGTGAAGAAGGCCGCCGACTCCGGTGCCGTGCGCGAGGGCGCCGTCGGCGCCGTCGCGCTGGGCCTCAAGGGCAAGCGTCGTCTCGAGGCCGGCGCCGAGCGCGTGCGGCTCACGACGGGCGACATCGTCGCCGAGGCCCGTGAGCGGGTGGGGGAGCAGGCGCCCCCGCCGGGCTCCGACCTCGGTCACGGCCACGACCACGACCACTGA
- a CDS encoding lytic transglycosylase domain-containing protein translates to MTKPEPKHRKAKHRAPGRAVLPVDPAKALRSGVVLTSVAAATTGVVVGGGVLASGASGETADGRLAAASAAEAADSAGSTDSTESPESPESGAAARDAEVEALLADRDADATVSRSDTRSATDPTKAVSLSVEAGPAVTQQENGSDLAPRELGQLLLAEAGFGQDQWSCLDSLWTKESGWRVDADNPSSSAYGIPQALPGSKMSSEGADWATNAVTQIRWGLGYIEDRYGTPCSAWAHSQANNWY, encoded by the coding sequence TTGACGAAGCCCGAACCGAAGCACCGCAAGGCCAAGCACCGCGCCCCCGGGCGGGCGGTGCTGCCCGTCGACCCCGCGAAGGCGCTCCGCTCCGGCGTGGTCCTGACGTCCGTCGCCGCCGCGACGACCGGCGTGGTCGTGGGGGGCGGCGTCCTCGCGTCGGGCGCCTCCGGCGAGACCGCCGACGGCCGGCTGGCTGCGGCGTCCGCCGCCGAGGCGGCCGACTCCGCCGGCTCCACGGACTCCACGGAGTCCCCGGAGTCCCCGGAGTCGGGGGCGGCCGCCCGCGACGCCGAGGTCGAGGCCCTGCTGGCCGACCGCGACGCCGACGCGACCGTGTCGCGCTCCGACACCCGCAGCGCCACCGACCCGACCAAGGCCGTGTCCCTCTCGGTCGAGGCCGGCCCCGCCGTCACCCAGCAGGAGAACGGCTCCGACCTCGCCCCGCGCGAGCTGGGCCAGCTGCTGCTCGCCGAGGCGGGCTTCGGCCAGGACCAGTGGAGCTGCCTCGACTCGCTGTGGACGAAGGAGTCGGGCTGGCGCGTGGACGCGGACAACCCGTCCTCGTCGGCCTACGGCATCCCGCAGGCGCTGCCGGGCTCGAAGATGTCGTCCGAGGGCGCCGACTGGGCGACCAACGCCGTCACCCAGATCCGGTGGGGCCTCGGCTACATCGAGGACCGCTACGGCACCCCGTGCTCGGCCTGGGCGCACAGCCAGGCCAACAACTGGTACTGA
- a CDS encoding isoprenyl transferase, whose product MTRSWRTVVRRALYPVYEARIEKHLDPAALPTHIGVMLDGNRRWARAVGADTAHGHRAGAANIEPLLGWCEEIGVQVVTLWLLSTDNLHREPAELEPLLEIIGEAVDSLAVQRRWRLHPVGALDLLPAAVRTRLKDAEAATADVDGFLVNIAVGYGGRQEIADAVRSLLAEHVERGTPLEEVAATIDVDAIGAHLYTKGQPDPDLVIRTSGEQRLGGFLLWQSAGSEFYFCEAFWPDFRKVDFLRAVRAYAQRERRHGR is encoded by the coding sequence GTGACCCGCAGCTGGAGGACCGTGGTGCGCCGTGCGCTCTACCCGGTCTACGAGGCACGGATCGAGAAGCACCTCGACCCGGCCGCCCTCCCCACCCACATCGGCGTCATGCTCGACGGCAACCGGCGCTGGGCCCGCGCGGTCGGTGCCGACACCGCCCACGGCCACCGCGCAGGAGCGGCCAACATCGAGCCGCTGCTCGGCTGGTGCGAGGAGATCGGCGTCCAGGTCGTGACGCTGTGGCTGCTGTCCACCGACAACCTGCACCGCGAGCCCGCGGAGCTCGAGCCGCTGCTCGAGATCATCGGGGAGGCCGTCGACAGCCTCGCCGTGCAGCGCCGCTGGCGCCTGCACCCGGTCGGTGCGCTCGACCTGTTGCCCGCCGCCGTGCGCACCCGCCTCAAGGACGCCGAGGCGGCGACCGCCGACGTCGACGGCTTCCTCGTCAACATCGCGGTCGGCTACGGCGGGCGGCAGGAGATCGCCGACGCCGTGCGCTCCCTGCTCGCGGAGCACGTCGAGCGCGGCACGCCGCTGGAGGAGGTGGCCGCCACCATCGACGTCGACGCGATCGGTGCGCACCTCTACACGAAGGGCCAGCCCGACCCGGACCTCGTCATCCGCACCTCGGGCGAGCAACGGCTCGGCGGGTTCCTGCTGTGGCAGAGCGCGGGCAGCGAGTTCTACTTCTGCGAGGCCTTCTGGCCCGACTTCCGGAAGGTCGACTTCCTGCGCGCCGTGCGGGCCTACGCCCAGCGCGAGCGGCGCCACGGGCGCTGA
- the bla gene encoding class A beta-lactamase, with amino-acid sequence MRLLPTRSVLLAAVLGAALVAPAASAAPTPASSVAPSVAVAAPAAGVPSERSTEARFSALERRYDARLGVVALEVDTGRVVAHRPDERFAFASTIKALQVGALLRTASDADLDRTVRWTEDDLVTYSPVTEQHVADGLTVRELADAAVRYSDNTAANLLFDELGGPAGLTAELRRIGDTTTTSVREEPDLNTAVPGDVRDTSTPRALARSLASYTLGCVLAPDRRAELVDLLVRNTTGDALVRAGAPDGWTIGDKTGSASYGTRNDIAVAWPPAGSDRSPVVIAVLTSGDEVDDPTHDALVADATRVAFAGLGVGRAG; translated from the coding sequence ATGCGTCTCCTGCCCACCCGCTCCGTGCTCCTCGCCGCCGTCCTCGGCGCAGCACTCGTCGCCCCCGCTGCGTCCGCGGCACCCACCCCCGCCAGCTCCGTCGCCCCCTCCGTCGCCGTCGCCGCGCCCGCGGCCGGGGTGCCGTCGGAACGCAGCACGGAGGCGCGGTTCTCCGCGCTGGAGCGCCGGTACGACGCGCGTCTCGGCGTCGTCGCCCTGGAGGTCGACACGGGCCGGGTCGTCGCCCACCGGCCCGACGAGCGCTTCGCATTCGCCTCCACCATCAAGGCGCTGCAGGTCGGCGCCCTGCTCCGCACGGCCAGCGACGCCGACCTCGACCGGACCGTGCGCTGGACCGAGGACGACCTCGTCACCTACTCCCCCGTCACCGAGCAGCACGTCGCCGACGGCCTCACGGTGCGCGAGCTCGCCGACGCCGCGGTCCGCTACAGCGACAACACGGCGGCCAACCTGCTCTTCGACGAGCTCGGCGGGCCGGCCGGGCTGACGGCCGAGCTCCGGCGGATCGGCGACACCACGACCACCTCGGTGCGCGAGGAGCCGGACCTCAACACGGCGGTCCCCGGCGACGTGCGCGACACGAGCACCCCGCGCGCCCTCGCGCGCTCGCTCGCGTCGTACACGCTCGGCTGCGTGCTCGCCCCGGACCGCCGCGCGGAGCTCGTCGACCTCCTCGTGCGCAACACGACGGGCGACGCCCTCGTGCGGGCCGGAGCCCCCGACGGCTGGACGATCGGCGACAAGACCGGGTCGGCGTCGTACGGCACGCGCAACGACATCGCCGTCGCCTGGCCGCCCGCCGGCTCGGACCGCTCGCCCGTGGTCATCGCCGTGCTGACCAGCGGTGACGAGGTGGACGACCCGACCCACGACGCGCTCGTCGCCGACGCCACCCGCGTCGCGTTCGCGGGCCTGGGGGTGGGTCGCGCGGGGTGA
- a CDS encoding serine hydrolase encodes MTVPTEDLRVRRLRARLQEAGLAGSFLVRDLRTGRQLAIDPQERYAVASLVKVPLAMAVLERVATGEIDPARRLRVGPGDPALVDRPGPPGTGRFRHAVDVAVEDLLYLAVALSDSTAADALFGLVPPADVGAYLAAVGVEGIEVRHPVGDLNATPAERLDAAEGHLAHRLAIGTGTADGGHAVAQLDLTRASTATATALADLLEALWAPVAGSAGDTAVRPEVALRVRSLLGLNVMRQRLATELASDAARWSSKTGTLLNERHEAGVVEHDDGGVLAVVALTRSRVPAVVQPVAEAEMAAVARGLHDVLRAG; translated from the coding sequence GTGACCGTGCCCACCGAGGACCTGCGGGTGCGCCGCCTCCGCGCCCGCCTCCAGGAGGCCGGCCTGGCGGGCTCGTTCCTGGTCCGCGACCTCCGCACCGGGCGGCAGCTGGCGATCGACCCGCAGGAGCGGTACGCCGTGGCCTCCCTCGTGAAGGTCCCGTTGGCGATGGCCGTGCTGGAGCGGGTCGCGACCGGCGAGATCGACCCGGCCCGACGGCTGCGGGTGGGGCCGGGCGACCCCGCCCTCGTCGACCGGCCGGGACCGCCGGGCACGGGCCGCTTCCGGCACGCCGTGGATGTCGCGGTCGAGGACCTGCTCTACCTCGCCGTCGCGCTCAGCGACTCGACGGCCGCGGACGCGCTGTTCGGGCTCGTGCCGCCAGCGGACGTCGGGGCCTACCTGGCCGCGGTCGGGGTCGAGGGCATCGAGGTGCGGCACCCCGTGGGGGACCTGAACGCCACGCCGGCCGAGCGGCTGGACGCCGCGGAGGGCCACCTCGCCCACCGGCTGGCCATCGGGACCGGCACGGCCGACGGGGGCCACGCCGTGGCGCAGCTCGACCTCACCCGCGCCTCCACGGCCACCGCGACGGCGCTGGCCGACCTGCTGGAGGCCCTGTGGGCGCCCGTCGCGGGGTCGGCCGGTGACACCGCGGTGCGACCGGAGGTGGCGCTGCGCGTGCGCTCGCTCCTCGGCCTCAACGTCATGCGGCAGCGGCTCGCCACCGAGCTCGCCAGCGACGCGGCGCGGTGGTCGTCGAAGACCGGGACCCTGCTCAACGAGCGCCACGAGGCGGGGGTCGTCGAGCACGACGACGGGGGCGTGCTCGCCGTCGTCGCGCTCACGCGGTCACGGGTGCCGGCGGTCGTGCAGCCGGTCGCCGAGGCGGAGATGGCCGCCGTCGCCCGCGGTCTCCACGACGTGCTCCGGGCGGGCTGA
- a CDS encoding class I SAM-dependent methyltransferase — MTEQPDEHYFTADPSVPFTRERIEVEVWDERLRLDTGSGVFARGRLDVGTAVLFRETDPPTEVERVLDLGCGYGVIGLALARCLPDARVTAVDVNERALLLARENAAGLGVADRYEALRPDEVAPDATYDEIWSNPPIRIGKAALHELLLTWLPRLAPGGRAVLVVGRNLGADSLQRWLGEQGWPTERIASAKGFRVLEVRRG; from the coding sequence GTGACTGAGCAGCCCGACGAGCACTACTTCACCGCGGACCCCTCGGTCCCGTTCACGCGCGAGCGGATCGAGGTCGAGGTCTGGGACGAGCGCCTGCGGCTCGACACCGGGTCCGGCGTCTTCGCCCGCGGCCGGCTCGACGTGGGCACGGCGGTGCTGTTCCGCGAGACCGACCCGCCGACCGAGGTGGAGCGGGTGCTCGACCTCGGCTGCGGGTACGGGGTCATCGGCCTCGCGCTTGCCCGGTGCCTCCCCGACGCGCGGGTGACGGCCGTCGACGTCAACGAGCGGGCGTTGCTGCTGGCGCGGGAGAACGCGGCGGGCCTCGGTGTCGCCGACCGCTACGAGGCGCTCCGGCCCGACGAGGTGGCGCCGGACGCGACGTACGATGAGATCTGGTCCAACCCGCCCATCCGCATCGGGAAGGCGGCGCTCCACGAGCTGCTGCTGACGTGGTTGCCGCGGCTGGCGCCGGGCGGCCGTGCGGTGCTGGTCGTCGGTCGCAACCTGGGCGCCGACTCCCTGCAGCGCTGGCTGGGCGAGCAGGGCTGGCCGACCGAGCGCATCGCCAGCGCCAAGGGTTTCCGCGTGCTCGAGGTGCGCCGGGGCTGA